A stretch of the Parabacteroides timonensis genome encodes the following:
- a CDS encoding sensor histidine kinase, with translation MKQYSKKAAGLILLLVTTCLVFAFLVTGKFYISAFVVMGVILIEVYYLFRLMGKSDRLFRQFIWSVRYSDFLSSGIPPANKPEALPQELIDAMEEALQHYKKNLQQKESQLQYFQALANHIDLSVLVYSSETGKIEWMNQAARIQTGLNFAETVDDLAVYHPELPARLRILHPGELSILQVRRKEEYSQLILSAMSFVVLGKPLTVVSMKNIRSVLENKETEAWQKLIRVLTHEIMNSMTPIVSLSELLKNKQVSGDNNEEDREEVNQAVDTIFRRSSGLVRFVENYRKVTGLPAPVVEIITVDSLLNSAAVLFKEKSDIVKILPATSHLQIIADKAMIEQILINLIRNAVDATQNCSEPSIELSAGINAEGKTYIQVSDNGTGIPADVQERIFIPFFTTKPTGSGIGLSISRQIMHMHKGNLTVISEAGQGSRFLLTFP, from the coding sequence ATGAAACAGTATTCGAAAAAGGCTGCCGGACTGATCCTTTTGCTGGTGACCACCTGCCTGGTATTTGCCTTCCTGGTCACCGGGAAGTTTTATATCTCTGCATTTGTTGTCATGGGCGTCATACTGATTGAAGTATATTACCTTTTCCGCCTGATGGGGAAAAGCGACCGTCTGTTCCGGCAATTTATCTGGTCTGTCCGTTATTCCGACTTCCTGTCTTCCGGTATCCCGCCGGCAAACAAGCCGGAGGCTTTGCCACAAGAGTTGATCGATGCGATGGAGGAAGCGTTGCAGCATTATAAAAAGAACCTGCAACAGAAGGAAAGCCAGTTGCAATACTTCCAGGCTTTAGCGAATCATATCGACCTTTCGGTCCTGGTCTACTCCTCCGAAACAGGGAAGATAGAATGGATGAACCAGGCAGCCAGGATACAAACGGGACTGAACTTTGCCGAAACGGTAGACGACCTGGCCGTCTATCACCCGGAACTTCCTGCCCGCCTGCGTATTTTGCATCCGGGAGAGCTTTCCATCCTGCAAGTCCGCCGGAAAGAAGAGTATTCACAACTGATCCTGTCGGCCATGTCGTTTGTGGTACTGGGTAAGCCGTTGACTGTCGTAAGCATGAAAAACATCCGCTCCGTTTTGGAGAACAAGGAAACGGAAGCATGGCAGAAACTGATACGGGTGCTCACACACGAAATCATGAACTCCATGACTCCGATCGTATCTTTGTCCGAACTATTGAAAAACAAACAGGTATCCGGGGATAACAATGAAGAAGACCGGGAAGAGGTAAACCAGGCAGTCGATACGATTTTCCGGAGAAGCAGCGGGCTGGTCCGTTTTGTAGAGAATTATAGAAAAGTGACAGGACTTCCCGCACCTGTCGTCGAAATCATTACCGTCGATAGCCTGCTGAACAGTGCCGCCGTATTATTCAAAGAGAAATCGGATATCGTCAAGATACTTCCCGCAACCTCCCATTTGCAGATCATTGCGGATAAAGCTATGATCGAACAGATACTGATCAACCTGATTCGAAACGCCGTCGACGCCACTCAGAATTGCAGTGAGCCATCGATTGAACTGTCGGCCGGGATCAATGCGGAAGGGAAAACATATATCCAGGTCAGTGACAACGGGACAGGCATCCCGGCGGATGTGCAGGAACGTATCTTCATCCCGTTCTTCACCACCAAACCAACAGGTTCAGGCATCGGACTCAGTATTTCCAGGCAGATCATGCACATGCATAAAGGTAACCTCACCGTTATTTCCGAAGCCGGGCAGGGAAGCCGTTTCCTGCTTACTTTTCCCTGA
- a CDS encoding ABC transporter permease yields MFKHYIKVAIRQVKRSFLFSSINILGFVLGMTAAFLIYLWIVDELTFEDFNKNGDYIYRVIREEQTANGQVPSTVTPLSETFRKEYPKVENATFIKYGGKYDIRTKEVAIDVNYAFVDTTFFDVFTFPVVAGDPSLLKKDPQQIVLSEETAGKLFGKTSAIGKEVECKSSNKYYKVAAVLKVPRKSHIQFEVLGSWDAYKWPGIEDEVWSFSERMHIFIQLKKGNTLTDADRLAMRDLWMKHSQWGKPLAFQPLKDIHLHTPFKEPNDVFNHGNMQQIYLFAVLAILIVFMGAFNFMTLSTARASMRSKEIGVRKVTGAKKKKLIMQFLSESLVQAFISLLLALALTELLLPFFNMFVGKDIALQFNWQTLLFVLFGIVSVGCLAGAFPAFYMSSFSPLLAFKGGQAAGKKGTLIKGLVCVQFVIAITMIVCTTVIFKQLHYLQNADLGLDKEHLIEVDVVDWRRGADGFKQEILKNPYVKSVALGVEITNYLQGYGFEQGMFSWEDENGKTDSVKMVGMVGDSDFISALGLTLLKGETFGANPDHYWDGSYAKESPIVINETAWKILKVENPVGMLLTGGGIGIRNSRVVGVVKDFNFQPLREKIKPAFFYYTVQLFNYMYIRISAENQVETLKFLKEKYEEARPDMLFNYRFLTDVLSDSYTRERQQSQMFLIFTVLAIIVAMMGVFGLVALSTVQRTKEIGVRKVNGAHSDRIVKMFCREYMIWVGVAFVISCPLAYLFMLEWLSNFAYQTAISWWLFPLAGGIILLITILTVIAQTWRAASRNPVESLRYE; encoded by the coding sequence ATGTTTAAACATTACATCAAAGTAGCCATCCGCCAGGTTAAACGGAGCTTTCTGTTTTCCTCCATCAACATATTAGGATTTGTGTTGGGGATGACGGCTGCTTTCCTTATCTACTTATGGATTGTGGATGAACTGACGTTTGAGGATTTCAATAAGAACGGCGATTATATCTACCGGGTGATCCGGGAAGAGCAAACCGCTAACGGTCAGGTGCCTTCTACAGTCACTCCGCTTAGTGAGACGTTCCGGAAAGAATATCCGAAGGTGGAGAACGCGACCTTTATAAAGTACGGTGGTAAATACGACATTCGTACAAAAGAGGTGGCCATAGATGTTAACTATGCATTTGTCGATACGACTTTCTTTGATGTATTCACTTTCCCCGTTGTGGCAGGCGATCCGTCCCTGCTGAAGAAAGATCCGCAACAGATCGTGCTGTCGGAAGAGACGGCCGGGAAACTGTTCGGTAAAACATCGGCTATAGGGAAAGAAGTCGAGTGTAAATCGAGTAATAAATATTATAAGGTAGCTGCTGTCCTGAAAGTTCCGCGCAAAAGCCATATCCAGTTTGAGGTATTAGGTAGCTGGGATGCTTATAAATGGCCGGGAATAGAGGATGAAGTCTGGAGCTTTTCAGAAAGAATGCATATCTTTATCCAACTGAAGAAAGGGAATACATTGACGGATGCAGACCGGTTGGCCATGCGCGATCTCTGGATGAAGCATTCGCAATGGGGGAAGCCCCTGGCGTTCCAGCCGTTGAAAGATATTCATCTGCACACACCTTTCAAGGAACCCAACGATGTATTCAACCACGGAAATATGCAACAGATTTACCTCTTTGCTGTGTTGGCTATCCTGATCGTCTTTATGGGGGCGTTTAACTTTATGACGTTGTCTACGGCTCGTGCATCCATGCGCTCCAAGGAGATCGGCGTCAGGAAGGTGACCGGGGCAAAAAAGAAAAAGCTGATTATGCAGTTCCTGTCGGAAAGTCTGGTACAGGCTTTTATCTCGTTGCTACTGGCATTGGCACTGACGGAATTATTGTTACCCTTTTTCAATATGTTTGTCGGAAAGGATATTGCTTTGCAGTTCAATTGGCAGACTTTGTTGTTTGTATTGTTCGGTATTGTCAGTGTAGGTTGTCTGGCCGGGGCTTTCCCTGCTTTCTATATGTCGTCGTTCAGTCCGTTATTGGCTTTCAAAGGAGGGCAGGCAGCCGGTAAGAAGGGGACATTGATTAAGGGACTGGTTTGTGTACAGTTCGTGATTGCAATAACCATGATCGTTTGTACGACTGTCATATTCAAGCAACTTCATTATCTGCAAAATGCCGATCTGGGGTTGGATAAAGAACATCTGATCGAAGTGGATGTTGTGGACTGGCGCCGGGGAGCGGACGGCTTTAAACAGGAGATACTTAAAAATCCGTATGTAAAGAGCGTAGCGTTGGGTGTGGAGATCACAAACTATCTGCAAGGGTATGGCTTTGAACAAGGTATGTTCAGCTGGGAAGATGAGAACGGAAAAACGGACTCGGTGAAGATGGTCGGAATGGTCGGAGATAGCGACTTTATCTCTGCTTTGGGACTGACTTTGCTGAAAGGGGAAACTTTTGGAGCGAATCCCGACCATTACTGGGATGGTTCCTATGCAAAGGAGTCGCCGATCGTTATCAATGAAACGGCATGGAAGATACTGAAGGTCGAGAATCCAGTCGGCATGTTGCTGACGGGCGGGGGCATCGGTATCCGTAACTCCAGGGTCGTAGGTGTTGTGAAAGACTTTAACTTCCAGCCCTTGAGGGAAAAGATAAAACCGGCATTCTTCTATTATACGGTTCAGCTGTTTAATTATATGTATATCCGGATCTCGGCAGAGAACCAGGTAGAGACGTTGAAGTTCCTGAAAGAGAAATATGAGGAAGCACGTCCGGATATGCTCTTCAACTACCGTTTCCTGACGGATGTGTTGAGTGATAGTTATACCCGTGAACGACAGCAAAGCCAGATGTTCCTGATCTTTACGGTGCTGGCGATTATCGTTGCCATGATGGGAGTATTTGGATTGGTTGCCCTTTCTACGGTACAGCGGACAAAAGAGATAGGTGTCCGCAAGGTGAATGGGGCACATTCCGACCGGATCGTAAAGATGTTTTGCCGTGAATATATGATTTGGGTGGGTGTTGCTTTCGTGATCTCTTGTCCGCTAGCCTACTTGTTTATGTTGGAATGGTTGAGCAATTTTGCCTATCAGACTGCGATCAGTTGGTGGCTTTTCCCGTTGGCCGGCGGCATAATACTGCTGATAACCATATTGACAGTCATAGCCCAGACCTGGCGTGCCGCTTCCAGGAATCCGGTGGAATCTTTACGGTATGAATAA
- a CDS encoding DUF3244 domain-containing protein — protein MKRLIATLFLVICGVFCAQSIYADRIPTKGKWGQTDIRSIIPAPPTASIEGTDLTIEFIHPLSNLTVKVTDNTGAVVYEENITVSTPQSYTIPLSVQSGEYTLSLIHNYGTLTGSFVIE, from the coding sequence ATGAAACGGTTAATCGCAACTTTATTTTTAGTTATTTGTGGAGTGTTCTGTGCTCAGTCTATATATGCAGACAGAATTCCGACTAAAGGGAAATGGGGACAGACAGATATTCGCTCTATTATTCCTGCACCTCCAACAGCATCCATTGAAGGAACAGATTTGACGATCGAATTCATTCACCCCTTGAGCAATCTGACCGTTAAAGTAACAGACAATACAGGCGCGGTAGTCTATGAAGAAAATATAACTGTATCGACTCCGCAAAGTTATACAATACCTTTGAGCGTTCAGAGTGGAGAATATACATTAAGTTTAATCCATAACTATGGAACCTTAACAGGCTCATTTGTTATCGAATAA
- a CDS encoding NAD(P)H-hydrate dehydratase has protein sequence MIKIFPTDKVKELDQYTIQNEPISSIDLVERASTVFVHEFCRRYSKQTRIIVFAGQGNNGADALAIARLLKDECYKVETYLFNPTEHLSFDCEMNKQRILGLEKVEFTEVIADFVPPVLTDRDVVIDGLFGSGLNRPITGGFAAMVKYINQSEATVVSIDIPSGLFGENNQTNDPDSIIRASLTLTFGFPKLAFFFPENAQYVGEWKVLDIGIHPDIVDNTSTPYMMVTEEDIAEVLQPREKFSHKGTYGHALLIAGSKGKMGAALLAARSCLRSGTGLLTVHIPQRGEVIMQAAFPEAMVSFDPHQDYFTTVPEIAPYSAIGVGPGLGQHLESAAALERLLQTTEKPVVLDADALNLLASNKDLLNRIPPRSILTPHPKEFDRIAGESNTMYERLKKAQAFATEHKLCVILKGTYTAICTATGNVYFNSCGNPGMATAGSGDVLTGIILGLLAQGAEPETAAVAGVFLHGTAGDLASVYRSEESMIAGDITDMLGKAFKQIK, from the coding sequence ATGATAAAGATATTTCCAACAGACAAAGTTAAAGAACTCGATCAATACACCATTCAAAACGAACCGATCAGTTCTATCGATCTCGTCGAACGCGCCTCTACTGTATTTGTACATGAATTTTGCCGCCGTTATTCCAAGCAAACACGTATCATCGTCTTTGCCGGACAAGGGAACAACGGGGCGGATGCACTTGCCATCGCACGTCTATTGAAAGACGAGTGTTATAAGGTAGAGACCTACCTGTTCAACCCGACCGAACATCTTTCTTTCGATTGCGAAATGAATAAGCAGCGGATACTCGGGCTGGAAAAAGTAGAATTCACGGAAGTTATTGCCGACTTTGTCCCGCCTGTACTGACCGACCGCGATGTCGTAATCGACGGTTTGTTCGGATCAGGCCTGAATCGCCCGATTACCGGAGGTTTTGCTGCAATGGTGAAATATATAAACCAGTCGGAGGCTACCGTCGTATCGATCGATATTCCTTCGGGACTATTCGGTGAGAACAACCAGACAAATGATCCGGACTCTATCATAAGAGCCAGCCTGACGCTTACGTTCGGTTTCCCGAAACTGGCCTTCTTCTTCCCGGAGAATGCGCAATATGTCGGCGAATGGAAAGTATTGGATATAGGTATCCATCCCGATATTGTCGACAATACTTCCACTCCATATATGATGGTTACCGAAGAGGATATAGCCGAAGTATTGCAACCTCGTGAAAAGTTCTCCCATAAGGGAACCTACGGTCATGCATTACTCATCGCCGGAAGTAAAGGCAAGATGGGAGCTGCTTTACTGGCAGCCCGTTCCTGCCTGAGAAGCGGTACCGGATTACTAACCGTACATATCCCGCAACGTGGGGAGGTGATCATGCAGGCTGCTTTCCCGGAAGCAATGGTCAGCTTCGATCCGCATCAGGACTACTTCACAACAGTACCGGAAATAGCTCCTTATTCGGCAATCGGTGTCGGCCCCGGCCTGGGACAACACCTGGAATCGGCGGCGGCACTGGAACGTTTGCTCCAAACAACCGAGAAACCTGTCGTCCTCGATGCCGATGCTCTTAACCTGCTTGCTTCCAATAAAGACCTGTTGAACCGTATTCCGCCGAGAAGCATCCTGACTCCGCATCCCAAAGAGTTCGACCGTATCGCAGGAGAAAGTAATACAATGTACGAACGACTGAAAAAGGCACAGGCATTTGCCACCGAGCATAAGCTCTGTGTTATCCTCAAAGGGACTTATACTGCTATCTGTACGGCTACCGGAAACGTTTACTTCAACAGTTGCGGTAACCCGGGTATGGCCACGGCCGGTAGCGGCGATGTTCTAACCGGTATTATTCTCGGTCTGTTAGCTCAGGGAGCCGAACCCGAAACAGCTGCCGTTGCTGGTGTATTCCTGCATGGCACAGCTGGAGACCTGGCCTCAGTTTACCGCTCAGAAGAAAGTATGATAGCTGGGGATATTACGGATATGCTGGGAAAAGCATTCAAACAGATTAAATAA
- a CDS encoding sigma-54-dependent transcriptional regulator, whose product MAVRQGKILVIDDNEDILFTLKMLLRPRVESITTCTDPKEINSLVSRTKYDVILLDMNFTADAVSGKEGFYWLERIREISPDTVVILITAYSDTEKAVRAIKAGATDFIPKPWQNEKMLATVSSALELSLRRTEVQALKEQKSVLTTTEPEIELIGDSPAMKSVFNTLEKVKNTDANILLLGENGTGKDLIAYTLHKQSSRSQEAFIPIDLGSIPHNLFESELFGYEKGAFTDAGKSKAGRFEIASGGTLFLNEIGNLPLTLQSKLLTVIEQQKINRIGSTRETQIDVRLICATNTDLHAAVQDGSFRQDLLYRINTIEIIIPPLRERGNDVSLLANHFLRHYCHKYKKEIEGFSQEARQLLKQYHWPGNVRELQHVIERAVILSDRKQLQYDDFMLRIPARSSQEKEEKFNLEELEKNTIQDALRHCSGNMTQTAELLGITRTSLYRRLEKYGL is encoded by the coding sequence ATGGCTGTACGACAAGGAAAAATACTGGTAATAGATGATAACGAAGATATCCTCTTCACCCTGAAAATGCTGCTTCGCCCACGGGTGGAAAGCATTACAACCTGTACCGACCCGAAAGAGATCAACTCCCTGGTATCAAGAACCAAATACGACGTTATCCTGCTCGATATGAACTTCACGGCCGATGCCGTCAGCGGGAAAGAAGGCTTTTACTGGCTGGAACGTATCCGGGAAATTTCGCCCGACACGGTAGTCATACTTATCACAGCCTATTCGGATACAGAGAAAGCCGTGCGAGCTATCAAAGCCGGGGCCACCGACTTTATTCCGAAACCCTGGCAGAATGAGAAGATGCTGGCCACTGTCTCGTCGGCCCTCGAACTCAGCCTGCGGCGAACGGAAGTACAAGCACTGAAGGAACAAAAGTCTGTTCTTACCACCACAGAGCCGGAAATAGAGCTGATCGGCGACTCGCCTGCCATGAAGAGCGTATTCAATACCCTGGAAAAAGTAAAGAATACGGATGCCAACATCCTCCTGCTCGGCGAAAACGGCACGGGAAAAGACCTGATTGCCTACACGTTGCATAAACAATCGTCCCGTAGCCAGGAGGCTTTCATCCCGATCGACTTGGGTAGTATTCCTCATAACCTGTTCGAAAGCGAATTGTTCGGATACGAAAAAGGAGCCTTTACCGATGCCGGAAAAAGCAAAGCGGGCCGCTTCGAGATTGCATCGGGCGGCACACTGTTTCTGAACGAGATCGGGAACCTGCCGCTTACCCTCCAGTCGAAGCTGCTCACCGTTATCGAACAGCAAAAGATCAATCGGATCGGATCGACCCGGGAGACTCAGATCGATGTCCGCCTGATATGTGCCACAAATACCGACCTGCACGCCGCCGTACAGGACGGGAGTTTCCGTCAGGACTTGCTTTATCGCATCAATACAATCGAAATTATCATTCCTCCATTACGTGAAAGGGGAAACGACGTCTCTCTCCTGGCCAACCATTTCCTGCGGCACTATTGCCATAAATATAAGAAGGAGATCGAAGGTTTCTCTCAGGAAGCGCGTCAACTTCTGAAGCAGTATCACTGGCCGGGGAACGTGCGTGAACTGCAACATGTCATCGAACGTGCCGTGATCCTTTCCGACCGTAAACAGTTACAATACGATGACTTCATGCTCCGCATACCGGCTCGATCCTCTCAGGAGAAAGAGGAAAAGTTCAATCTCGAAGAGCTGGAAAAAAATACCATACAGGATGCGTTGCGTCATTGTTCCGGCAATATGACACAGACAGCCGAGCTATTGGGTATTACGCGTACATCTTTATATAGGCGACTCGAAAAATACGGACTATGA
- a CDS encoding tetratricopeptide repeat protein — MINKPGNIILQISFVISLLCLVSCSNRTSVSTELDKARSLMEIASDSSLAILDNITSPEKLSEKEYAAYCLLLTQALDKNYYIHDSDSLIMIATNYYEKHNDLLSLALSYYYAGRVYSDMQDALQAQQYYLKALALGESLNQPELLVKVNNNLGTLYSYQDIYEMALPLYKKTLTLLKKTNDSTNMPFALRNIARVFTETHQPDSAIYYYEQAIKIATPQSIFSLQNDLGSLYLKKGEYQKAYNYIKAAIQSCGNPKLVHPLYLNLGEYYFNTAQYDSAQYYLNYSLQSPVTYTQAGSLYFLAQIEKQKLDFKNYLKYWNKYEQLRDSIENDSHFENIRIAQSMFNYQRIADEKNKYEQEATKRMIIIYQILIIITALLITFFFFFKREQQKKKRLIDLKEKLYKQSLQYIEDNKRKISLLEQELTSGQETISEVKRQLFETRKLMLEMENRQISLKHDTMQLLEQDLKRSTLYTKIHQTEEKLSESEWSELFMLIDATYPNFNSRLLELCSRISQEELRICYLVKVNIPVKKIAILMNITSSGVSQCRRRLYKKLTKEAENAEKFDSLISDLQ; from the coding sequence ATGATAAATAAACCGGGAAATATTATTTTACAAATATCATTTGTAATTAGCTTATTATGCTTAGTTTCATGTTCCAACAGAACTTCTGTTTCAACTGAGCTCGATAAGGCCAGGTCGTTAATGGAAATAGCTTCCGACAGTTCATTAGCCATACTCGATAATATAACCTCTCCTGAAAAACTATCTGAAAAAGAATATGCCGCCTATTGCCTGCTACTTACTCAGGCACTGGATAAAAACTACTACATACATGACTCGGATTCATTAATTATGATAGCCACAAATTATTATGAGAAACATAATGATTTATTATCTCTGGCTTTATCTTACTACTACGCAGGACGTGTGTATTCAGATATGCAAGATGCTTTACAAGCTCAACAATATTATTTAAAGGCACTTGCTTTAGGAGAGAGTCTCAATCAACCGGAACTACTTGTCAAGGTAAATAATAACCTTGGAACCCTTTATAGTTATCAGGATATTTATGAAATGGCTTTGCCACTTTACAAAAAGACTCTGACTCTTTTGAAAAAAACAAACGATTCTACGAATATGCCTTTCGCTCTACGTAATATCGCACGTGTATTCACAGAAACCCATCAACCGGACAGTGCTATTTATTATTATGAACAAGCAATAAAAATAGCCACACCTCAAAGTATTTTCTCTCTTCAAAACGATTTGGGCAGCTTATATCTCAAAAAAGGGGAATATCAAAAAGCATACAATTATATTAAAGCTGCGATTCAATCATGTGGTAACCCTAAACTAGTTCATCCCTTATATCTTAACTTAGGTGAATACTATTTCAATACAGCTCAATATGACTCTGCTCAATATTATTTAAATTATAGTCTGCAAAGCCCTGTAACATATACACAAGCAGGAAGTTTATATTTTCTTGCTCAAATAGAAAAACAAAAACTTGATTTTAAAAACTATCTGAAATACTGGAACAAATATGAACAATTAAGAGATTCTATTGAGAACGATTCGCATTTTGAAAATATCAGGATAGCGCAAAGCATGTTTAATTATCAGCGCATAGCCGATGAAAAAAACAAATATGAACAAGAAGCAACAAAAAGGATGATTATAATCTATCAGATATTAATTATCATTACAGCTCTGTTAATTACCTTTTTCTTCTTCTTTAAAAGAGAACAACAGAAAAAGAAAAGATTAATAGATTTAAAGGAGAAGTTGTATAAACAAAGTTTACAATACATAGAGGATAACAAAAGGAAAATATCTTTGTTAGAACAAGAGCTTACATCCGGTCAAGAAACAATCAGCGAAGTAAAAAGACAATTGTTTGAAACCAGAAAATTAATGCTTGAAATGGAAAACAGACAAATTTCATTAAAGCACGATACGATGCAACTACTAGAACAAGATCTGAAAAGATCTACCTTATATACAAAAATCCATCAAACCGAGGAGAAACTGAGCGAGAGTGAATGGTCTGAACTTTTTATGTTGATCGATGCTACTTATCCCAATTTCAACAGTCGCCTCTTAGAGCTTTGCTCACGAATATCCCAGGAAGAATTGCGTATCTGCTATCTCGTTAAAGTCAATATTCCTGTAAAAAAGATAGCCATACTTATGAACATTACAAGCTCTGGAGTGTCCCAATGCCGTAGAAGATTATACAAAAAGCTAACCAAAGAAGCCGAAAACGCCGAGAAGTTCGACTCACTTATCTCTGATTTACAATAG